The genomic region aattcaacaatatttagaaaaaatacgCATGACATACGTTATAATTAGTTTATAATAGAAGAAAACACACCATTTGGGTGCCAAAATGCGAATGCGTGGAGGCACAAACGgtaatatgtacaaaacaaaaaaaagataccgctttttgtattatttcatgAATACAAACCTTATTGGaaaaatttcaacaaattaatTACTTTTAAGTTGATGTTCTGTATGCATATATGCTGCTATTCAGGTGTTAATCCATTGAACCTTTACATTGGGAGTCTTATGGAATACAACAGTATTGGCATAAATCAGAAGGTTAGTGCGCTTTGAGgcgtaatttttttttttcaaatgtgtgtAATTTACATAATGATCAAAAACATAGAATCCGTTTTGCATACGTTAGCATATGACATGTTATGCATTTCTGCTTCGTTTTATTCTATGAATGAAAGCAATTAAGAACCAATTATGTTATCACAACGTATGCAATATTCTCTCTCTTTGTCCGTCTGACACAGTTAGaataaatttcattataaagTTATGGACATTCACTTAACAGCCTACATATGATTGGAAAAAGTTAACTGCGTTTTTCTATATTCAACGTAGTTTTTAAACCTACATGCAGGACGTCAGCAGAAAACAGctccatatacatgtactttccaTAGTTACCCCGATTCCTAACAAAAAATATGATCACGTCAATTTCGTTTACATAAATCTCCATGAATAAAGTTTTGTAAGTGTTTACAGAAGTTTCGGCCATGTCGGAATTAGGTCGTTCACACTGagattaaataaattgaatatacaATCATTTATTGCAGGAAATAGCCACCAAAGTCAAAGCTGAATGGACGGAGCGACTGCTATTGTAGATGACTTAAAAGGTTCAATCGCCATCATCTGATATGATTTCAACAACAATGTCTTTAACAACATCCAAATCTATGGGCCCGATCACGTGGGACGACGCCACGTGGATTCTCACGAGTTCTTTCATCATTTTCACGATGCAGTCAGGTGACCACAGCATGTGTGCAGTGCTGCTTTCTCCTGATTGTTGTTTGCGATGTTCCTTCGTTGAACTTTATCCTTTAATCGCGTTGACCTATTTTCTAAACTCTACATAATGTACGAACAAAACTTTTCctacataatttattattcataGTTGCATTATGCATAATTGCAAAAGCAAACACAAGTTATTTCGGTGAGTTTTATAGGTGTAACTTTTGTGCGAATGACTTAGACGTTGGCATCTAGATGAAAACTTCAATCGAAAGAAATCAATAATGCTAACCTTGATACAACGGGTACATACCTAGCTCACCATTCACAGCTGTTTCACAAGTTGTTGATTTAACATGATTTACTGAATTTTAATTAACTCGttctatttctttatttacTTAATCCCCATATATCACACCCATaattcaatgttaaaacaacaaaagcatCAAATGATAATTGAAActatatttggtttaaattcTGAATGGAGTGCCAATTTCTAGGGTTTTGTCTCCATGTTAtcatttctaaataatttaaacatggtCTCTTTTTCTACAAGTTAAATCTTTACAACAACTTGCACTTAGATATAGTACAATTTGTCATATTGCACAACTTTATGAATTAATAGTGGGGAAGAATAATGACTTGTATCTGCTTTCTCTGTTAGATCGCGCAAAACACTAGTTCGCGCTTTTATCATATATAAACTGGACGCGGTTTTATCTTATTACTTGGCTTACTTTGTAGTTATATAAATTGATtcataatgtaatataataaaaaagtgaaataatacttaatctCCCCCAAAAAGACATGCGTATCGCAAGATACATTCCTTTTTGGGTTCGAAACATGATTTTTATCGGAAAACGTCTTGTAAATCTTAATTTggattaatttatatttcattgactaGCATGTATGGCATCTAAACATTATTTGGCATCCACTTGTGTAATTTGATTTGTCTGTTGTGATGTTGTACGTCTCCCGTGTAGTGTTTACTGTATGTTTGGCCTGGATCAGTTAAATCAGGGTATTGGTGAAGATTGAGGCTGCTGATCTCATCCTTGCATTTCCCTTTGTTATAAGACCTATATATTTTTTGTGGCTGTAAAAAAAACCCGCCTTCAACCTTCAACAGGATTGTCCAATGATTGGGAAAACAGTGCTAAGATCATGTTGCACAGATTAACCTGGAAGCTTTAGTTggttcattaaaatatcttatgtGATTTGCGATCAAGCAAAATCATGAAAGAATGCAAGCCTTTTCTCGATACAATTTTTCATTAACTGTTGCCTGAGGGACTATTTTCACTCACGGAattaatgtgattttttttaaaagcagtTTAATCTCAGTATTTCTAAAGAAAAGCGGTGATCAAGCCAGCactaataaacaaaatgataaccATTGATTAAGCATTTTATTTGCTTGAAGTAAGTAATTATTGCTAAGTGAGTTGATGAGCACTTCCTGCTTGCCATCTACTCAACGTTAAAAAACGAAGGTTTTCAGGATCAAATTCGTTCAAAGTCATTTTCATAAATGACTTCTGTCGGTGTATTCGAATGGAAATGGTATGCTTTTGCGTTATTAGACAAATGGATTCAGTGAAATTGAACAGCCATGGACATTGAATTCATACTTGAATGGTGGATAGTATGAAATACATTCATAAATCGGCTCGTAAACTTCCAGAGTGATGTTAAAGTCTGACAATTTTCTCGCTCCGATAACATGGGACGATGCCACCTGGATTCTTTCATGCTCCTTTATGATTTTTACAATGCAAACAGGTACTTATTTCATGTACGTGTTAAAGGGACTTTAAAGTCAGCAGTCATATTCTCGATATGTGCTGTAAAAATATGACAGACAAATATGCTATTTTACGTAAGAgtcgtatttttaaaaatgttcttctATTCTGAATACGATTGTTTTGTACCATTTATTAggctttgtttcatttgttgttgttattgttattattgttgtttgtttttctaagcCTCTGTAACAATTCTTATCAATTAACAAGTACATAATCCTTTAAAAAATTTAGTTAATATTAGtgtaaaacttgtttaaataacGCATGAATTGCATTTAGCAATTtcattgctgttttttttttttaattttgaaagcaataaaaatgcCGTTAGTTGTAGAAACACTTACAATTTTCACAACCACAGTGTTCTAAACGGCAATTTTATGATTTGCAGGTTTCGGCCTTCTAGAGTCTGGCTGTGTATCGAGGAAGAACGAAGTCAACATCATGTTCAAGAATGCAGTTGACGTCGTTTTCGGTGGCTTAACATACTGGGCGTTTGGATTTGGTCTCAGTTTCGGTAACAAGGCCGGCTCGAATCCATTCTGCGGGATTGGCTACTTCTTTGTTGATACAGCAGCAGAAGAAATGGGCATTCTGTTTTCTACCTATGTTTTCCAGCTATCATTTGCAACAACGGCAACAACTATTGTCTCCGGAGCAATGGCCGAAAGAACGAAACTTTTAAGCTACATCGTATTTTCATTCCTAAACACGATATGCTACTGCATACCTGCTCACTGGGAGTGGGCATCAAATGGCTTCCTGAGGTCTTTGGGCGTAGTCGATATTGCCGGAAGTGGGGCTGTCCATGTTGTTGGAGGGGTGTCAGCGCTGGTCGCCGCGTTCATTTTAAAACCTAGAAAAGGCAGGTTCTACGACGGGCTAAAGGCTGGTGAAAACCCACTTCCGATGGGAAATCCTGCAAATACACTTATTGGAATGTTTATGCTCTGGTAAGAATTTGTATCTTATCGATGTCCATTTATTCCAGTCTCGTTTTAGGTTAAAGGAAACTTAGAAAGAATATCATGCTTCGGCGTCATGTATTTCAAATTGTGCGGATGCAGTCTTTAATTCCATTGATTCATGTTACCTGTTGCTTATTAAGGTGGGGTTGGCTGGCCTTCAACTGCGGCAGTACATTTGGAATATCTGGTGGAAAGTGGAAGCTTGCGGCAAAGTGAGTTGAAAcggttaatgttttttttgtttattcttataaatgtgttaagagacataataataaaaacggTTTggtctgaaaaataaataaaacttgatctGTTCATTGTAGAGCTGCCATTACAACACTGAATTCATCAATGGGTGGTGGGATGGTCGGCATATTTGCTTCGTAAGTATTAACAATATGTTTGCTTATTTTGCTTTTTACTTGATTCAAATTCACATATATATGTCTCTTCAAAAATTAAATGACATAGCAGCAATATAACCATGATAATGTTTCTAGGTTATTTTATGGTAAGCAAGAATATGATACGGGCCCGTTTTTACATTCACATTAAGAATACTTCATGTATTCAGTTATCAATTATAGGTATTACTATTTGTGTTACAGCACTGTGTATCCACTTTAAAACTGATCATACTTCAATTTTTAGAAAAGAAGTTGATAAAAAACGTTAAGATTTTATACAGCTAACATTGATGCACATTTCATTGTCCCTTTCTATATTTCAACAGTTGATCTCGTGTTATTTGACGATTGTGTATTGCGAAATAAATGCAAGCTAAACCATGACTCACTGGTGAACTGAATAATCATAGAAAGTAGTTTAACCTTAAACGGggttattactttttatttaaataaaacaccaGTATTAATGCCATAATCTACAATAGACATAAGTGCAGATCTAGATATATAGTTTAATGaacaatgaatatattaaatcctaatatatttgatttatacaGGTACATACTCTTAAAGCGGAAATTCGACGTAGCATTTCTGGTCAACAGTATTTTAGGGGCATTGGTTGGAATTACAGGTATGTAAACATGGTATCGAAGATATTCAAAAGGGTGAATATGAACTCGTATTGTCTCGATTGAATTGCCCAATTTGATATACACATATGGTTGTatgtcaaacaataaaaaggtgGATAACAgttttttaataaacacatGATATATCAAGGTTAATTTAAGGtaaatttcttaaattaaaaaacaataagacAGGATAAAAACGAGTAAATGTTGCGtatacttttaaatacataataatacatatttgcatatgtatttgaatgaaatatttacatgaatCAACATGTTGCGTCtatgaaaatgttcatgtttcaaatatgcattgtttacaCGCAACACATTCATGTGtgtcagaaaaaaatggaataaattttgaatggtATAAAAGAACagcttaaaagaaataaaacaatttgtttatcaTAACATCACAGCTGGTTGTGCAGTGGTTCGGCCATGGGAGGCGGTGGTGATTGGCATAATTGGTGGCACACTTGCGGTAGGCTCTGCCCACCTTCTTTCCAGGATCAAGGTCGATGATCCGGTGGGTGCCGTCGCGGTGCACGGGGTCTGCGGTATCTGGGTAAATACCTACACAAGGAACAATGTATTTTCACGGCGACTAACGTCAACGCTTTATTAATGCGAGTAAGAGTATCATGTTATGCAGTAAACTGACAATTTCAAGCGTTACAACAGATAATTTTCAAGACCATTGTTTAAAGGTAATAGTTGAATAACATTCAAAACTTAATGTTAAACGCTGACCGTTTGTACGCCCCATGCTTGCCGAAAATGTGttactgaatataaatatacagcGAACATGTATTTGATTATGCATTTCTTAATTAGTATCCGCCTGGTACATTCTCGTCTACCTATTTTAATTAAGTTTGCAAGTATAATCAATGCAACATATAAAACTGTATTTGTCAGATAATCGTGAAATCTGAAAAATACATTAACGATATGTCAATACGGAACCGTGTGGACTGaccgtacagccgggaaaactagTTGTTTATGCTATCATTGTGTACAATGCTCTGATCCATGTAATCTTTGTAATGGTTTGCATACAAATAACTGGAAACGGCCTTAGTAAATACTTTTTCAATAcgttatttaaaactatatgcttttatttcgaGGTCACcagtttattattcaaattaattatgttttgtatgtttgttattcatgccGGGAAATAGCTCATTGAACTGTTTCTCGTTATCATATACCCGACACGAAAAagaaagattcttgtatcttgataaaaataacaatgaaacgCATATTTTGGCCTtgtattgtaattttgtttaattgtttggaGCTAGAAAattgtgttttgttatgttttaacttttaagcatGAAAGTTCGTTATTTAACATATGTAATGGAATAAATGATGACAGTGTCGTGATGTGATGTTTAACAAACACCATAAAACACACTGTAAATATCGGTTGTTCTTATTTTCACAATCGTAATTGTGGAAGACTTATAGTGCACCGTAACCTGGATGTAAGCAACTCTAAACAAACTGTCATGAATAATGAACTTATAGTGCACCGTAACCTGGATGTAAGCAACTCTAAACAAACTGTCATGAATAATGAACTTACCGGTAACTTACTGTATAAGAATCGTACGATGCCAACATTGCGGTTGTCTTTGCA from Mya arenaria isolate MELC-2E11 chromosome 3, ASM2691426v1 harbors:
- the LOC128226256 gene encoding putative ammonium transporter 3; the encoded protein is MISTTMSLTTSKSMGPITWDDATWILTSSFIIFTMQSGFGLLESGCVSRKNEVNIMFKNAVDVVFGGLTYWAFGFGLSFGNKAGSNPFCGIGYFFVDTAAEEMGILFSTYVFQLSFATTATTIVSGAMAERTKLLSYIVFSFLNTICYCIPAHWEWASNGFLRSLGVVDIAGSGAVHVVGGVSALVAAFILKPRKGRFYDGLKAGENPLPMGNPANTLIGMFMLWWGWLAFNCGSTFGISGGKWKLAAKAAITTLNSSMGGGMVGIFASYILLKRKFDVAFLVNSILGALVGITAGCAVVRPWEAVVIGIIGGTLAVGSAHLLSRIKVDDPVGAVAVHGVCGIWGMLSVGLFAATDTIENTTQGRSGVFHGGGFYLLGVQLLAAVVITVWSGVVSAILLLGIKFTIGLRMTEAEERLGADYVEHGVGEEDDLPFYERGLFSPPRHRPLSSHTIHSMKSNASINTIADSINDNVNLVKRQRPKAKRFDRVVPIEVMPGEVHETDISRNVENGSNRINGCTPIGMTGTT